A region from the Arthrobacter roseus genome encodes:
- a CDS encoding helix-turn-helix domain-containing protein, producing the protein MTTLPSEHDHRDQCVALVPIFAHLDPVERHEIASRVRQRTYRRNELLYAPEEANHFLMIVHRGRVKTYRGTESGHEQLLRILEPGNFIGETAFLHTGTADHYALALEDAEICSLHHEDIREFLTRYPAVALKMLETMTERLEQTERQLSSYTGEDVGARIAGYLLEKAAPATGELILTMSKRDLASLLGTTPETLSRRLASFTDAGWIAQSSGGRICVLDRAALARA; encoded by the coding sequence GTGACGACGCTCCCTTCAGAACACGACCATCGGGACCAGTGCGTGGCGCTGGTCCCGATCTTTGCGCATCTGGACCCCGTAGAGCGACATGAGATCGCTTCACGCGTGCGGCAGAGAACGTACCGACGCAACGAGTTGCTCTACGCCCCGGAGGAAGCGAACCATTTCCTGATGATCGTGCACCGCGGAAGGGTCAAGACCTACCGTGGCACCGAGTCCGGCCATGAGCAGTTGCTACGAATCCTGGAGCCGGGCAACTTCATTGGCGAGACAGCCTTCCTGCACACCGGCACAGCAGATCATTACGCGCTGGCGTTGGAGGATGCCGAAATCTGCAGTCTGCATCACGAGGACATCCGCGAATTCCTGACCCGGTACCCGGCCGTCGCGTTGAAGATGCTGGAAACTATGACCGAGCGGCTCGAGCAGACCGAACGACAGCTCAGCTCCTACACCGGCGAGGATGTGGGCGCTCGGATTGCCGGTTACCTGCTGGAGAAAGCCGCCCCGGCTACTGGCGAGCTGATCCTGACCATGTCCAAACGGGACCTGGCCTCGTTGCTGGGCACTACGCCTGAAACGCTGAGCCGGCGGTTGGCTTCCTTCACCGACGCCGGCTGGATAGCTCAATCCTCCGGTGGGCGGATTTGCGTCCTGGACCGGGCGGCGCTGGCCAGGGCCTGA